In Candidatus Hydrogenedentota bacterium, the genomic stretch TTCAATAACCAGTTGTCCGTTTCCTATCTGCTGGACCTCCTTGCAGCCGGTGAGCGTTTCCACGGTGATCGGCTTGCCTCCAAAGGGGTCGTCCGTCGCAGGCGCTTGTTCAGGGACCGCCTGCGTGACCTCTTCAGGAACTGCCGCGGGCGGTTCTTCGGGAGGTTGCGGCTCGGACGGCGCCGGCGCAGGTGCTTCAACAACGGGCGGAGCCGGAAGAGGCGTCTGGGGCTTTTCGACTCTCGGCGGGTCCGGTTGGGCGGGCAACAGTGCCGGT encodes the following:
- a CDS encoding lipocalin family protein, with protein sequence MNRTAVVSLIAAVVVCVVAALVWWPRSEETPALLPAQPDPPRVEKPQTPLPAPPVVEAPAPAPSEPQPPEEPPAAVPEEVTQAVPEQAPATDDPFGGKPITVETLTGCKEVQQIGNGQLVIEYGANGEWKMNGNVRAKWTIEGDKVKIYKDGTDEVHYIEIINNKLVYNGKVLKMTR